From the Brachyhypopomus gauderio isolate BG-103 chromosome 5, BGAUD_0.2, whole genome shotgun sequence genome, one window contains:
- the LOC143515373 gene encoding cytosolic carboxypeptidase 2-like isoform X2, whose amino-acid sequence MRKNDMKTNKQATNIPPGYSASEEDDDDIEEDNHLKKTPVGFRGTSSLLRTTQVLFESLSGRVLPGLCEPRHLYGLSGDGAQGLPRWPQECEVIPEEVHHIEPLCSPVNARKSMENPEDNQVTLVYDAHQGQKCYFSRSCFNGNWRPLSRASVCLSGPDDTTLLFEGRFESGNLLRVLRVGEFDYELTLRPDLYTRKHTQWFYFQVKNVREGKRYRFTITNLLKSSSLYRKGQQPLLYSERLARARGVGWHRAGQDVSYYSNGRVYLGRPCYTLSWTLRFPFDQDVCYFAHCYPYTYTKLWSYLAELERDPRCSQFCKVRTLCRSLAGNLVPVVTITDPSRGAGAPCKPAVVLTARVHPGETNSSWVMKGLLDFLLSESPDAALLRDTFVFKLVPMLNPDGVIVGNSRCSLTGRDLNRHYRSKVRESFPSVWATWRLMQRLSEERKVLLYCDLHGHNSKHNVFTYGCESPRQRPGTPHQRVFPLMLHKNCPDMFSFPSCKFKVQRRKEGTGRVALWRLGVLNSFTLETSLCGSTMGQRKGTHFSTKDMEMLGTQFCDTLLDYCDPDRTKYNICVRELQDMLRQDVGQAVSAGPADVAKPSRPTDSPGGSISSGSDGEAVHLQARDEVKSQRNVFKSRKERNKFSRLKEKCGPNDTSLKILKTPLTKSERGPSKNQQKNVSSGRKAPISVLYLVFNTEKPATPSKSEYLQHLMSEYVRSQQQMQLKLKHLFSVNINVRSIDLLRCPSELCWSSLQDGRASEHTSAAQVPPRRERHLVDPDLLLGLTHPTTGDKTSSRLPPVLFRSSTSFTTESSLEDKTNSLTQHLHKCCLWRERGRGAAQRTKDSE is encoded by the exons ATGAGGAAGAATGACATGAAGACAAACAAACAGGCCACAAACATACCACCCGGTTATTCAGCTtctgaggaagatgatgatgatattGAAGAGGACaaccacttaaaaaaaacaccagTTG GGTTCAGAGGAACCTCCTCATTACTACGAACCACCCAGGTGTTGTTTGAGTCTCTCTCAGGTAGGGTTCTACCTGGGCTGTGTGAACCTCGACACCTCTACGGACTATCAGGTGACGGCGCTCAAGGGTTGCCACGCTGGCCACAAGAGTGTGAGGTCATCCCAGAGGAAGTCCATCATATTG aaccactgtgttcccCAGTGAACGCTAGAAAGTCCATGGAAAACCCTGAAGATAACCAGGTTACTTTAGTTTATGATGCACATCAAG gTCAAAAGTGTTATTTTTCAAGGTCTTGTTTTAACGGAAACTGGCGTCCTCTCAGCCGGGCCTCAGTGTGTCTCTCTGGTCCTGATGACACCACTCTGCTGTTTGAGGGACGGTTTGAGAGCGGCAACCTGCTGCGTGTGCTCAGAGT AGGGGAGTTTGACTATGAGCTCACACTGAGGCCTGATTTATACACGAGGAAACACACCCAGTGGTTTTACTTCCAGGTGAAGAACGTGCGGGAGGGCAAACGCTACCGGTTCACAATCACCAACCTGCTGAAGAGCAGCAGTCTGTACAGGAAGGGCCAGCAGCCTCTGTTGTACTCCGAGCGACTGGCGCGTGCCCGGGGCGTGGGCTGGCACCGGGCGGGGCAGGACGTGTCCTACTACTCCAACGGCCGTGTCTATCTGGGGCGGCCATGCTACACTCTCTCCTGGACCCTGCGGTTTCCCTTTGACCAGGACGTGTGCTACTTTGCCCACTGCTATCCCTACACCTACACAAAACTGTGGAGCTACTTAGCGGAACTGGAGCGTGACCCCAGGTGCTCGCAGTTCTGCAAGGTGCGGACACTGTGTCGGTCCCTGGCGGGCAACCTGGTGCCAGTGGTGACCATCACCGACCCCAGCAGAGGGGCGGGGGCTCCGTGTAAACCGGCCGTGGTGCTGACGGCTCGGGTCCACCCAGGGGAGACTAACAGCTCCTGGGTCATGAAGGGCCTTCTGGACTTCCTGCTCAGTGAGTCACCTGACGCAGCACTGCTGAGAGACACGTTCGTGTTCAAGCTCGTGCCTATGCTCAACCCCGatggggtgatagtgggaaactCCCGCTGCTCGCTGACAGGAAGAGACCTGAACCGACAttacaggtcaaaggtcagagaGTCCTTCCCCTCAGTGTGGGCCACATGGAGACTGATGCAGAG GCTGAGTGAGGAACGTAAAGTGCTGCTATACTGTGACCTCCACGGTCATAACAGCAAGCACAACGTCTTCACCTACGGCTGTGAGAGCCCCCGGCAGCGACCCGGGACCCCACACCAGAGAGTCTTCCCACTCATGCTCCACAAGAACTGCCCTGATATG TTCTCTTTCCCAAGCTGTAAGTTTAAAGTTCAGCGCAGAAAggagggaacaggcagggtgGCCCTCTGGAGATTAGGGGTCCTCAACAGCTTCACTCTGGAGACATCCCTCTGTGGCTCCACCATGG GTCAAAGGAAGGGTACTCACTTTAGCACCAAAGACATGGAGATGTTGGGGACCCAATTCTGTGACACTCTTCTAGACTACTGTGACCCGGACAGGACGAAG TATAATATCTGCGTAAGAGAGCTTCAGGACATGTTGAGGCAGGACGTTGGACAGGCAGTTAGCGCTGGACCTGCAGATGTAGCGAAGCCCTCGCGTCCTACAGACAG CCCCGGTGGGTCCATCTCCTCAGGTTCTGATGGAGAGGCGGTACACCTGCAAGCCCGTGATGAG GTGAAGTCACAGAGGAATGTATTTAAATCCAGAAAGGAGAGAAATAAGTTCAGTAGGTTAAAGGAGAAGTGTGGCCCAAATGACACGTCG CTGAAAATCCTGAAAACACCACTGACCAAATCAGAAAGAGGGCCTTCTAAGAACCAACAGAAAAATGTCTCGTCTGGTAGGAAGGCGCCA ATCTCTGTCTTGTATCTGGTCTTTAATACAGAGAAACCAGCCACGCCATCAAAG TCAGAGTATCTTCAGCACCTGATGTCTGAGTATGTGAGGAGCCAACAGCAGATGCAGCTGAAACTCAAACACCTGTTCAGTG ttAACATCAATGTGAGAAGCATTGATCTTCTACGATGCCCCTCAGAGCTTTGCTGGAGCTCACTGCAGGACGGTCGGGCATCTGAGCACACGTCCGCTGCTCAGGTTCCCCCTCGACGTGAGCGCCACCTGGTCGACCCTGACCTTCTCCTGGGCCTTACTCACCCGACCACCGGAGACAAGACCAGTAGCAGACTGCCTCCAGTCCTCT TTAGGAGCTCGACATCTTTCACTACAGAATCTAGTCTAGAAGATAAGACAAACAG CTTAACTCAGCATCTGCATAAGTGCTGCCTGTggcgagagagaggaagaggagcagccCAGAGGACGAAGGACAGTGAATAA
- the LOC143515373 gene encoding cytosolic carboxypeptidase 2-like isoform X1, which yields MRKNDMKTNKQATNIPPGYSASEEDDDDIEEDNHLKKTPVGFRGTSSLLRTTQVLFESLSGRVLPGLCEPRHLYGLSGDGAQGLPRWPQECEVIPEEVHHIDWVPPSPEPLCSPVNARKSMENPEDNQVTLVYDAHQGQKCYFSRSCFNGNWRPLSRASVCLSGPDDTTLLFEGRFESGNLLRVLRVGEFDYELTLRPDLYTRKHTQWFYFQVKNVREGKRYRFTITNLLKSSSLYRKGQQPLLYSERLARARGVGWHRAGQDVSYYSNGRVYLGRPCYTLSWTLRFPFDQDVCYFAHCYPYTYTKLWSYLAELERDPRCSQFCKVRTLCRSLAGNLVPVVTITDPSRGAGAPCKPAVVLTARVHPGETNSSWVMKGLLDFLLSESPDAALLRDTFVFKLVPMLNPDGVIVGNSRCSLTGRDLNRHYRSKVRESFPSVWATWRLMQRLSEERKVLLYCDLHGHNSKHNVFTYGCESPRQRPGTPHQRVFPLMLHKNCPDMFSFPSCKFKVQRRKEGTGRVALWRLGVLNSFTLETSLCGSTMGQRKGTHFSTKDMEMLGTQFCDTLLDYCDPDRTKYNICVRELQDMLRQDVGQAVSAGPADVAKPSRPTDSPGGSISSGSDGEAVHLQARDEVKSQRNVFKSRKERNKFSRLKEKCGPNDTSLKILKTPLTKSERGPSKNQQKNVSSGRKAPISVLYLVFNTEKPATPSKSEYLQHLMSEYVRSQQQMQLKLKHLFSVNINVRSIDLLRCPSELCWSSLQDGRASEHTSAAQVPPRRERHLVDPDLLLGLTHPTTGDKTSSRLPPVLFRSSTSFTTESSLEDKTNSLTQHLHKCCLWRERGRGAAQRTKDSE from the exons ATGAGGAAGAATGACATGAAGACAAACAAACAGGCCACAAACATACCACCCGGTTATTCAGCTtctgaggaagatgatgatgatattGAAGAGGACaaccacttaaaaaaaacaccagTTG GGTTCAGAGGAACCTCCTCATTACTACGAACCACCCAGGTGTTGTTTGAGTCTCTCTCAGGTAGGGTTCTACCTGGGCTGTGTGAACCTCGACACCTCTACGGACTATCAGGTGACGGCGCTCAAGGGTTGCCACGCTGGCCACAAGAGTGTGAGGTCATCCCAGAGGAAGTCCATCATATTG ATTGGGTCCCACCCTCtccagaaccactgtgttcccCAGTGAACGCTAGAAAGTCCATGGAAAACCCTGAAGATAACCAGGTTACTTTAGTTTATGATGCACATCAAG gTCAAAAGTGTTATTTTTCAAGGTCTTGTTTTAACGGAAACTGGCGTCCTCTCAGCCGGGCCTCAGTGTGTCTCTCTGGTCCTGATGACACCACTCTGCTGTTTGAGGGACGGTTTGAGAGCGGCAACCTGCTGCGTGTGCTCAGAGT AGGGGAGTTTGACTATGAGCTCACACTGAGGCCTGATTTATACACGAGGAAACACACCCAGTGGTTTTACTTCCAGGTGAAGAACGTGCGGGAGGGCAAACGCTACCGGTTCACAATCACCAACCTGCTGAAGAGCAGCAGTCTGTACAGGAAGGGCCAGCAGCCTCTGTTGTACTCCGAGCGACTGGCGCGTGCCCGGGGCGTGGGCTGGCACCGGGCGGGGCAGGACGTGTCCTACTACTCCAACGGCCGTGTCTATCTGGGGCGGCCATGCTACACTCTCTCCTGGACCCTGCGGTTTCCCTTTGACCAGGACGTGTGCTACTTTGCCCACTGCTATCCCTACACCTACACAAAACTGTGGAGCTACTTAGCGGAACTGGAGCGTGACCCCAGGTGCTCGCAGTTCTGCAAGGTGCGGACACTGTGTCGGTCCCTGGCGGGCAACCTGGTGCCAGTGGTGACCATCACCGACCCCAGCAGAGGGGCGGGGGCTCCGTGTAAACCGGCCGTGGTGCTGACGGCTCGGGTCCACCCAGGGGAGACTAACAGCTCCTGGGTCATGAAGGGCCTTCTGGACTTCCTGCTCAGTGAGTCACCTGACGCAGCACTGCTGAGAGACACGTTCGTGTTCAAGCTCGTGCCTATGCTCAACCCCGatggggtgatagtgggaaactCCCGCTGCTCGCTGACAGGAAGAGACCTGAACCGACAttacaggtcaaaggtcagagaGTCCTTCCCCTCAGTGTGGGCCACATGGAGACTGATGCAGAG GCTGAGTGAGGAACGTAAAGTGCTGCTATACTGTGACCTCCACGGTCATAACAGCAAGCACAACGTCTTCACCTACGGCTGTGAGAGCCCCCGGCAGCGACCCGGGACCCCACACCAGAGAGTCTTCCCACTCATGCTCCACAAGAACTGCCCTGATATG TTCTCTTTCCCAAGCTGTAAGTTTAAAGTTCAGCGCAGAAAggagggaacaggcagggtgGCCCTCTGGAGATTAGGGGTCCTCAACAGCTTCACTCTGGAGACATCCCTCTGTGGCTCCACCATGG GTCAAAGGAAGGGTACTCACTTTAGCACCAAAGACATGGAGATGTTGGGGACCCAATTCTGTGACACTCTTCTAGACTACTGTGACCCGGACAGGACGAAG TATAATATCTGCGTAAGAGAGCTTCAGGACATGTTGAGGCAGGACGTTGGACAGGCAGTTAGCGCTGGACCTGCAGATGTAGCGAAGCCCTCGCGTCCTACAGACAG CCCCGGTGGGTCCATCTCCTCAGGTTCTGATGGAGAGGCGGTACACCTGCAAGCCCGTGATGAG GTGAAGTCACAGAGGAATGTATTTAAATCCAGAAAGGAGAGAAATAAGTTCAGTAGGTTAAAGGAGAAGTGTGGCCCAAATGACACGTCG CTGAAAATCCTGAAAACACCACTGACCAAATCAGAAAGAGGGCCTTCTAAGAACCAACAGAAAAATGTCTCGTCTGGTAGGAAGGCGCCA ATCTCTGTCTTGTATCTGGTCTTTAATACAGAGAAACCAGCCACGCCATCAAAG TCAGAGTATCTTCAGCACCTGATGTCTGAGTATGTGAGGAGCCAACAGCAGATGCAGCTGAAACTCAAACACCTGTTCAGTG ttAACATCAATGTGAGAAGCATTGATCTTCTACGATGCCCCTCAGAGCTTTGCTGGAGCTCACTGCAGGACGGTCGGGCATCTGAGCACACGTCCGCTGCTCAGGTTCCCCCTCGACGTGAGCGCCACCTGGTCGACCCTGACCTTCTCCTGGGCCTTACTCACCCGACCACCGGAGACAAGACCAGTAGCAGACTGCCTCCAGTCCTCT TTAGGAGCTCGACATCTTTCACTACAGAATCTAGTCTAGAAGATAAGACAAACAG CTTAACTCAGCATCTGCATAAGTGCTGCCTGTggcgagagagaggaagaggagcagccCAGAGGACGAAGGACAGTGAATAA
- the LOC143515373 gene encoding cytosolic carboxypeptidase 2-like isoform X3 translates to MRKNDMKTNKQATNIPPGYSASEEDDDDIEEDNHLKKTPVGFRGTSSLLRTTQVLFESLSGRVLPGLCEPRHLYGLSGDGAQGLPRWPQECEVIPEEVHHIDWVPPSPEPLCSPVNARKSMENPEDNQVTLVYDAHQGQKCYFSRSCFNGNWRPLSRASVCLSGPDDTTLLFEGRFESGNLLRVLRVGEFDYELTLRPDLYTRKHTQWFYFQVKNVREGKRYRFTITNLLKSSSLYRKGQQPLLYSERLARARGVGWHRAGQDVSYYSNGRVYLGRPCYTLSWTLRFPFDQDVCYFAHCYPYTYTKLWSYLAELERDPRCSQFCKVRTLCRSLAGNLVPVVTITDPSRGAGAPCKPAVVLTARVHPGETNSSWVMKGLLDFLLSESPDAALLRDTFVFKLVPMLNPDGVIVGNSRCSLTGRDLNRHYRSKVRESFPSVWATWRLMQRLSEERKVLLYCDLHGHNSKHNVFTYGCESPRQRPGTPHQRVFPLMLHKNCPDMFSFPSCKFKVQRRKEGTGRVALWRLGVLNSFTLETSLCGSTMGQRKGTHFSTKDMEMLGTQFCDTLLDYCDPDRTKYNICVRELQDMLRQDVGQAVSAGPADVAKPSRPTDSPGGSISSGSDGEAVHLQARDEVKSQRNVFKSRKERNKFSRLKEKCGPNDTSLKILKTPLTKSERGPSKNQQKNVSSGRKAPISVLYLVFNTEKPATPSKSEYLQHLMSEYVRSQQQMQLKLKHLFSELCWSSLQDGRASEHTSAAQVPPRRERHLVDPDLLLGLTHPTTGDKTSSRLPPVLFRSSTSFTTESSLEDKTNSLTQHLHKCCLWRERGRGAAQRTKDSE, encoded by the exons ATGAGGAAGAATGACATGAAGACAAACAAACAGGCCACAAACATACCACCCGGTTATTCAGCTtctgaggaagatgatgatgatattGAAGAGGACaaccacttaaaaaaaacaccagTTG GGTTCAGAGGAACCTCCTCATTACTACGAACCACCCAGGTGTTGTTTGAGTCTCTCTCAGGTAGGGTTCTACCTGGGCTGTGTGAACCTCGACACCTCTACGGACTATCAGGTGACGGCGCTCAAGGGTTGCCACGCTGGCCACAAGAGTGTGAGGTCATCCCAGAGGAAGTCCATCATATTG ATTGGGTCCCACCCTCtccagaaccactgtgttcccCAGTGAACGCTAGAAAGTCCATGGAAAACCCTGAAGATAACCAGGTTACTTTAGTTTATGATGCACATCAAG gTCAAAAGTGTTATTTTTCAAGGTCTTGTTTTAACGGAAACTGGCGTCCTCTCAGCCGGGCCTCAGTGTGTCTCTCTGGTCCTGATGACACCACTCTGCTGTTTGAGGGACGGTTTGAGAGCGGCAACCTGCTGCGTGTGCTCAGAGT AGGGGAGTTTGACTATGAGCTCACACTGAGGCCTGATTTATACACGAGGAAACACACCCAGTGGTTTTACTTCCAGGTGAAGAACGTGCGGGAGGGCAAACGCTACCGGTTCACAATCACCAACCTGCTGAAGAGCAGCAGTCTGTACAGGAAGGGCCAGCAGCCTCTGTTGTACTCCGAGCGACTGGCGCGTGCCCGGGGCGTGGGCTGGCACCGGGCGGGGCAGGACGTGTCCTACTACTCCAACGGCCGTGTCTATCTGGGGCGGCCATGCTACACTCTCTCCTGGACCCTGCGGTTTCCCTTTGACCAGGACGTGTGCTACTTTGCCCACTGCTATCCCTACACCTACACAAAACTGTGGAGCTACTTAGCGGAACTGGAGCGTGACCCCAGGTGCTCGCAGTTCTGCAAGGTGCGGACACTGTGTCGGTCCCTGGCGGGCAACCTGGTGCCAGTGGTGACCATCACCGACCCCAGCAGAGGGGCGGGGGCTCCGTGTAAACCGGCCGTGGTGCTGACGGCTCGGGTCCACCCAGGGGAGACTAACAGCTCCTGGGTCATGAAGGGCCTTCTGGACTTCCTGCTCAGTGAGTCACCTGACGCAGCACTGCTGAGAGACACGTTCGTGTTCAAGCTCGTGCCTATGCTCAACCCCGatggggtgatagtgggaaactCCCGCTGCTCGCTGACAGGAAGAGACCTGAACCGACAttacaggtcaaaggtcagagaGTCCTTCCCCTCAGTGTGGGCCACATGGAGACTGATGCAGAG GCTGAGTGAGGAACGTAAAGTGCTGCTATACTGTGACCTCCACGGTCATAACAGCAAGCACAACGTCTTCACCTACGGCTGTGAGAGCCCCCGGCAGCGACCCGGGACCCCACACCAGAGAGTCTTCCCACTCATGCTCCACAAGAACTGCCCTGATATG TTCTCTTTCCCAAGCTGTAAGTTTAAAGTTCAGCGCAGAAAggagggaacaggcagggtgGCCCTCTGGAGATTAGGGGTCCTCAACAGCTTCACTCTGGAGACATCCCTCTGTGGCTCCACCATGG GTCAAAGGAAGGGTACTCACTTTAGCACCAAAGACATGGAGATGTTGGGGACCCAATTCTGTGACACTCTTCTAGACTACTGTGACCCGGACAGGACGAAG TATAATATCTGCGTAAGAGAGCTTCAGGACATGTTGAGGCAGGACGTTGGACAGGCAGTTAGCGCTGGACCTGCAGATGTAGCGAAGCCCTCGCGTCCTACAGACAG CCCCGGTGGGTCCATCTCCTCAGGTTCTGATGGAGAGGCGGTACACCTGCAAGCCCGTGATGAG GTGAAGTCACAGAGGAATGTATTTAAATCCAGAAAGGAGAGAAATAAGTTCAGTAGGTTAAAGGAGAAGTGTGGCCCAAATGACACGTCG CTGAAAATCCTGAAAACACCACTGACCAAATCAGAAAGAGGGCCTTCTAAGAACCAACAGAAAAATGTCTCGTCTGGTAGGAAGGCGCCA ATCTCTGTCTTGTATCTGGTCTTTAATACAGAGAAACCAGCCACGCCATCAAAG TCAGAGTATCTTCAGCACCTGATGTCTGAGTATGTGAGGAGCCAACAGCAGATGCAGCTGAAACTCAAACACCTGTTCAGTG AGCTTTGCTGGAGCTCACTGCAGGACGGTCGGGCATCTGAGCACACGTCCGCTGCTCAGGTTCCCCCTCGACGTGAGCGCCACCTGGTCGACCCTGACCTTCTCCTGGGCCTTACTCACCCGACCACCGGAGACAAGACCAGTAGCAGACTGCCTCCAGTCCTCT TTAGGAGCTCGACATCTTTCACTACAGAATCTAGTCTAGAAGATAAGACAAACAG CTTAACTCAGCATCTGCATAAGTGCTGCCTGTggcgagagagaggaagaggagcagccCAGAGGACGAAGGACAGTGAATAA
- the LOC143515374 gene encoding cilia- and flagella-associated protein 100-like, whose product MFISPHCRQNRNPPKTPFINKDNTEEDEKPSSDVSCLKKHNKKDVQKARNPFLLTTDAEIFQKIEEDAITRQKEKVFFRCPPIHTKSTIHSHLRCRSVPTRSLEKDDLPEHKREESRRDRRAWTCHYWEDERLSDYMTKQREMTMVQYSLAVKREIIQKLKNIKAAENHRINLAEKQLQEDATAYDIMIEESNQNAEEAVQQSEKETMLNMEKTAEIKGAAAQIMTIKTEISRYQETLKEFETYKKFLMAATAPQWHEEQTQEQTLRHEEQTQEQTLRHEEQTQERTLRHEEQTQEQTLRHEEQTQERTLRHEGQTQERTLRHEAQMEEKEFNSPSLCSNIKATGKSDHTGKAGQMRNPSTSQGRSGAVSPPAREGVHVDLSDSDEEPVLHFSDPREMLAMITELEEQSLSYIQNFQDAEEAMDEIQKTVQQTKENMNNKIKILQKHVSVIQATIQREREKVAELQLMSKIFSYGEYRADKQDAMLHLLHKKVKEVYKACVGELDLNITTLDMLTNIEYKVGEVLDQLETMPPEKVHLVRSLRNKEKRAKIREEQAQVKKQHQEERLKLAMERAISESIKRTGRKLMPCSKPFGRKKDDKKHTMITRDQQDYLYFFT is encoded by the exons ATGTTTATTTCCCCTCATTGCAGACAGAATAGAAACCCCCCAAAAACGCCTTTCATCAATAAAG ATAACACAGAGGAAGATGAAAAGCCATCATCTGATGTTTCTTGCCTTAAGAAACACAACAAAAAAG ATGTCCAAAAAGCCAGAAACCCATTTTTGCTCACTACGGATGCTGAGATTTTCCAAAAGATAGAGGAAGATGCAATTACAAGGCAAAAA GAGAAAGTGTTCTTCAGATGCCCTCCCATTCACACGAAGAGCACCATTCACTCACACCTTAGATGTCGCTCGGTACCCACGAGGAGCTTGGAAAAAGACGATCTCCCTGAACACAAGAGAGAAGAGTCCAGGAGGGACAGGAGAGCGTGGACAT GTCACTATTGGGAAGATGAGCGTCTTAGCGATTATATGACAAAGCAGAGAGAGATGACCATGGTCCAg TATTCTCTGGCAGTGAAGAGAGAAATAATTCAGAAGCTTAAAAATATCAAAGCAGCGGAGAACCATAGGATCAACCTGGCTGAGAAGCAACTACAAGAAGATGCCACTGCCTACGATATAATGATTGAGGAGAGTAATCAAAATGCAGAAGAGGCTGTTCAACA ATCTGAGAAAGAAACTATGCTGAATATGGAAAAAACAGCAGAGATCAaaggagcagcagcacaaataaTGACTATTAAAAC TGAAATTTCAAGGTACCAAGAAACACTAAAAGAGTTTGAGACATACAAGAAGTTCCTGATGGCTGCAACTGCTCCACAGTGGCACGAGGAACAAACGCAGGAACAGACCCTGAGACACGAAGAACAAACGCAGGAACAGACCCTGAGACATGAAGAACAAACGCAGGAACGGACCCTGAGACACGAGGAACAAACGCAGGAACAGACCCTGAGACACGAAGAACAAACGCAGGAACGGACCCTGAGACACGAGGGACAAACGCAGGAACGGACCCTGAGACACGAGGCTcagatggaggagaaggagttcaactctccctctctgtgttccAACATTAAAG CTACTGGAAAATCAGATCACACAGGAAAGGCTGGACAAATGAG AAATCCAAGCACTTCGCAAGGAAGGTCCGGTGCTGTCAGTCCACCGGCACGCGAGGGCGTTCATGTGGACCTGTCTGATAGTGATGAG GAGCCAGTTTTGCACTTCTCTGACCCCAGAGAGATGCTGGCCATGATCACAGAACTGGAAGAACAGAGTCTCTCCTATATCCAAAACTTCCAGGACGCAGAAGAAGCCATGGATGAGATCCAGAAAACTGTACAGCAGACAAAGGAAAACAT GAACAATAAGATCAAAATTCTACAAAAACACGTCAGTGTCATTCAGGCCACcatccagagagagagggaaaaggtCGCAGAGCTACAACTCATGTCAAAGATCTTCTCGTATGGGGAATACAGGGCAGACAAACAG GATGCTATGCTCCACCTTTTGCATAAGAAAGTGAAGGAAGTCTACAAGGCTTGTGTGGGAGAGCTGGACTTGAACATCACCACCCTGGACATGCTGACCAACATTGAGTATAAGGTGGGGGAGGTCCTGGATCAACTAGAGACAATGCCCCCTGAAAAAGTGCATTTGGTTCGATCACTGAGAAACAAGGAGAAGAGAGCAAA AATTCGAGAAGAACAAGCACAGGTGAAGAAACAACACCAGGAGGAGAGACTCAAGTTGGCCATGGAAAGAGCCATTTCAGAAAGCATCAAAAGG ACTGGCAGGAAATTGATGCCATGTTCAAAACCTTTTGGGAGAAAAAAGGACGACAAAAAGCACACAATGATCACCAGAGATCAACAGGATTATCTCTATTTCTTCACTTGA